A window of Treponema pectinovorum contains these coding sequences:
- the cas2 gene encoding CRISPR-associated endonuclease Cas2: MELPLLSRYELMWILVFFDLPVVEKSDQKAATAYRNFLLDNGFSMVQYSIYTKLFSGKDACEKYYKMIQKNLPAQGKVDILTITDHQYGNIISYHSREKQQKKQNEQLLLF, encoded by the coding sequence ATGGAATTACCATTATTGAGTAGGTATGAGCTTATGTGGATTTTAGTTTTTTTTGATTTACCTGTTGTTGAAAAATCTGATCAAAAGGCAGCGACTGCTTATAGGAATTTTTTATTAGATAACGGATTTTCCATGGTTCAATATTCAATTTATACAAAACTATTTTCTGGAAAGGATGCCTGTGAAAAATACTATAAAATGATACAAAAAAACTTGCCTGCGCAGGGAAAAGTGGATATTCTAACGATAACGGATCATCAATATGGAAATATTATCAGTTATCATTCAAGAGAAAAACAACAAAAAAAGCAGAACGAACAACTCCTTTTATTCTGA
- a CDS encoding DUF4406 domain-containing protein translates to MNCLKVVPFSICFSMIDVCDVVYMQKDWKNSKSAKIELEYVKKNKKQIFYEDERI, encoded by the coding sequence TTGAACTGTTTAAAAGTTGTGCCGTTTTCTATCTGTTTTTCGATGATAGATGTTTGCGATGTGGTTTATATGCAAAAAGACTGGAAAAACTCAAAAAGCGCAAAAATAGAATTAGAATATGTGAAGAAAAATAAAAAACAGATTTTCTATGAGGATGAAAGAATATAA
- a CDS encoding DUF5710 domain-containing protein, giving the protein MVPLQRKDEAKSLGAKWNPELKK; this is encoded by the coding sequence ATGGTTCCTCTGCAAAGAAAAGACGAAGCAAAATCTCTCGGTGCTAAATGGAATCCAGAACTAAAAAAATAG
- a CDS encoding C-terminal helicase domain-containing protein encodes MQVEPVVTTSPEVYEDFLKDKFSLNIEKYALNIKSESVQTYADRLNPYGSYIESQADIQPVWVGCPLIVHRRCINPMFDISNELSYGGMMINSTASKEKDFLLQESCWIDISGKETGNKNHFILEQYGAVKSLLEQKEKTSETTMFIITPFVSVKSGFKDIKDIQIGTVHTFQGKEADEVFLVLGCDKNSKGAINWVNANIINVAVTRAKYRLYVVGDWNLWSSNKNVALMQNHLPRKNITDFIPEIKNEESKMSEIIKNELVNILEKIEQMEDEAYEKGRKSAFEELAEKMKNEKISSDMIEKITGIKIEEDYTYEKFINTYSKEDYSITVTFYKE; translated from the coding sequence ATGCAAGTAGAACCTGTTGTTACGACAAGCCCAGAAGTCTATGAAGATTTTCTTAAAGATAAATTCTCTTTAAATATAGAAAAGTATGCTTTAAATATTAAATCAGAATCTGTTCAGACTTATGCAGATAGATTAAATCCTTACGGTTCTTACATAGAATCTCAGGCAGATATACAGCCAGTTTGGGTTGGATGCCCTTTAATTGTTCATAGACGCTGCATAAATCCAATGTTTGATATTTCTAACGAATTGTCTTACGGCGGAATGATGATAAATTCTACGGCTTCCAAAGAAAAAGATTTTTTGCTTCAAGAATCTTGTTGGATTGATATTAGCGGAAAAGAAACAGGAAATAAAAATCATTTTATTTTAGAACAATATGGTGCTGTAAAAAGCTTACTTGAACAAAAGGAAAAAACTTCCGAGACGACTATGTTTATTATCACACCCTTTGTAAGTGTAAAATCAGGCTTCAAAGATATAAAAGATATTCAAATTGGAACAGTACATACTTTTCAAGGAAAAGAAGCAGATGAAGTTTTCTTAGTTCTTGGTTGTGACAAAAATTCAAAAGGCGCGATTAATTGGGTAAATGCCAATATAATTAATGTTGCAGTTACCAGAGCAAAGTATAGATTATATGTGGTTGGAGATTGGAATTTATGGTCATCTAATAAAAATGTTGCGCTTATGCAAAACCATTTACCTAGAAAAAATATTACAGATTTTATTCCAGAGATAAAGAATGAGGAATCTAAAATGTCAGAGATAATAAAAAATGAACTAGTAAATATTTTAGAAAAAATTGAACAAATGGAAGATGAAGCCTATGAGAAAGGAAGAAAGTCTGCATTTGAGGAACTAGCTGAAAAGATGAAAAATGAGAAAATCTCTTCGGATATGATTGAAAAAATTACAGGAATAAAGATTGAGGAAGATTACACTTACGAAAAATTTATAAATACTTATTCAAAAGAAGATTATTCTATTACAGTTACGTTTTATAAAGAATAG
- a CDS encoding acyltransferase family protein, whose product MRKHYLDNIRWITVVVVALYHVIYMYNAEEIPGVVGKITNLDVQYYDVFLYAVYPWIMMMLFIVSGISSRLYLEKNSDSEFIKSRTTKLLVPSTVGLFAFQFIQGFLNASISGVFINQEMPFFVKVLICILSGIGVLWYIQLLWIFCVALVFVRKIEKDRLWNLCKSPASQKTSIINTGKTALNIIAMFLIMLIAAQVLNTPLIVVYRFGLYGAAFLLGYFVFSHDEVIEKLKKSFAPLLVIAVGLGIAFCIINFGKNYADKPVNCSLLFVAYGYFSCLAILGGFSKYFDFENNFTCWMNKRSFALYVFHYLGISFVAVFLAKPGLIPAFAAYPLSLIASFVLSYLLNEIVSRLPFFRWAVLGIKKKKNSSHVSPATNGN is encoded by the coding sequence ATGAGAAAGCATTATTTAGACAATATTCGCTGGATAACTGTCGTTGTCGTTGCTTTGTATCATGTTATTTATATGTATAACGCAGAAGAAATCCCTGGAGTCGTTGGAAAAATTACAAATCTCGATGTGCAGTATTACGATGTTTTTCTGTATGCGGTTTATCCGTGGATTATGATGATGCTTTTTATTGTTTCAGGAATTTCTTCACGCCTGTATCTTGAAAAGAATTCCGATAGTGAATTTATAAAAAGTCGCACTACAAAACTTCTTGTGCCATCAACTGTTGGTTTATTTGCGTTTCAGTTTATTCAAGGATTTTTGAATGCTTCTATTAGTGGTGTTTTTATAAATCAGGAAATGCCTTTTTTTGTAAAAGTGTTAATCTGCATTTTAAGCGGAATAGGCGTTTTATGGTATATTCAGCTTTTGTGGATATTTTGTGTTGCATTAGTTTTTGTGCGAAAAATTGAAAAAGACAGATTGTGGAATTTATGCAAAAGTCCAGCAAGTCAAAAAACTTCTATAATAAACACAGGGAAAACAGCATTAAATATAATCGCAATGTTTTTGATTATGTTAATTGCCGCTCAGGTTTTAAATACTCCGCTGATTGTTGTTTACAGATTCGGTTTATATGGTGCCGCATTTTTGCTCGGGTATTTTGTTTTTTCACACGATGAAGTGATTGAAAAATTAAAGAAATCTTTTGCTCCTCTTTTAGTGATTGCAGTCGGTTTAGGGATTGCATTCTGTATAATTAACTTTGGAAAGAACTATGCAGATAAACCAGTCAACTGCTCTTTATTGTTTGTCGCATACGGATATTTTTCGTGTCTTGCAATTTTGGGCGGTTTTTCAAAATATTTCGATTTTGAAAATAATTTTACCTGCTGGATGAATAAGCGCAGTTTTGCTCTTTATGTTTTTCATTATCTTGGAATTTCTTTTGTAGCGGTTTTTCTTGCTAAACCGGGTCTAATTCCAGCATTTGCTGCGTATCCCTTATCTCTTATTGCAAGTTTTGTTCTTTCTTATTTATTGAATGAAATAGTTTCGAGACTTCCATTTTTTAGGTGGGCAGTTTTAGGAATAAAAAAGAAAAAAAATTCTTCTCATGTATCACCTGCTACAAACGGAAACTGA
- a CDS encoding DUF1697 domain-containing protein, whose amino-acid sequence MDYVALLRGINVGNSVKINMKELKILFEQCGFSNVTTYINSGNVIFKSNDKKNIITQNIEKSLHITTGNEVKVLVKTKTEMIKIANTIPSNWQNNDEQKTDVAYLFESIDNENIINELPIKKEYIQLIYVKGALIWNVQRKDYNKSHLNKIISHNLYKDMTIRNVNTARYLAKC is encoded by the coding sequence ATGGATTATGTAGCATTGCTCAGAGGTATCAATGTTGGAAACTCTGTAAAAATTAACATGAAAGAATTGAAAATATTATTTGAGCAATGCGGTTTTTCAAACGTTACAACATATATCAATTCCGGGAATGTCATTTTTAAATCAAATGACAAAAAAAATATTATCACACAGAATATTGAAAAATCATTACATATAACGACCGGGAATGAAGTAAAAGTATTGGTAAAGACAAAAACTGAAATGATAAAAATAGCAAATACTATCCCCAGCAATTGGCAAAATAATGATGAGCAAAAGACCGATGTAGCGTATTTATTTGAATCAATAGATAATGAAAATATAATAAATGAATTACCAATAAAAAAGGAATATATACAATTGATATATGTTAAGGGTGCGTTAATCTGGAATGTTCAACGAAAAGATTATAATAAAAGTCATTTAAATAAAATAATATCGCATAACTTATATAAAGATATGACAATACGAAATGTTAATACGGCTCGATATCTTGCAAAATGCTAA
- a CDS encoding iron-containing alcohol dehydrogenase: MLNFYYYAPTKVVFGKNTEEKAGELVKDFGGSKVLVHFGGNSAKKSGLLNRVINSLKEAGLTFFELGGVVPNPHLKKVQEGIDLVKKEKIDFILAVGGGSVIDSAKGIAMGALTEKPVWDFYLGKEKPGKCLPVGAILTISAAGSEMSCSSVITNEDGFIKRGLNNDYYRPKFAILNPELTMSLPAYQTFAGCADILMHTMERYFARDKDHSMMVDSIAIGLLKTVIYYSKILVKRPNDYTARAEIMWAGSLSHNTLTGPFGNGDWATHQLEHELSGMFDVTHGAGLAALWATWARYVYKEDLERFVTFATDVFGIPAPKTQSGKDDVANAGIDAMEQLFRDINMPVSIRELKLPEWNEQIIEKLAEKASFGNSRTLGAIKKLDKSDMKEIYRLAY; encoded by the coding sequence ATGTTAAATTTTTATTATTACGCTCCCACGAAAGTTGTTTTTGGTAAAAACACAGAAGAAAAAGCTGGCGAACTCGTAAAAGATTTTGGTGGTTCTAAAGTTCTCGTTCATTTTGGTGGAAACTCTGCTAAAAAATCTGGACTTTTGAATCGTGTCATAAACTCGCTCAAAGAAGCAGGTCTTACGTTTTTTGAACTTGGAGGTGTTGTTCCAAATCCTCACTTAAAAAAAGTTCAAGAAGGAATCGACCTCGTAAAAAAAGAAAAGATCGATTTTATTCTTGCCGTTGGCGGTGGCTCTGTAATCGACTCTGCAAAAGGCATTGCAATGGGTGCTTTGACAGAAAAACCTGTTTGGGACTTCTACCTTGGAAAAGAAAAACCTGGCAAATGCCTTCCTGTCGGTGCAATTTTAACAATTTCTGCAGCAGGCAGCGAAATGTCGTGTTCATCTGTAATAACTAACGAAGATGGTTTTATAAAACGCGGACTCAACAACGACTATTACAGACCAAAATTTGCGATTCTAAACCCAGAACTTACAATGTCGCTTCCAGCATATCAGACTTTTGCAGGCTGTGCCGACATCCTCATGCACACAATGGAACGATATTTTGCACGCGACAAAGACCATTCTATGATGGTCGATTCAATCGCAATCGGCTTGCTAAAAACGGTAATTTACTATTCAAAAATCCTTGTAAAACGCCCAAACGATTACACTGCACGCGCAGAAATAATGTGGGCAGGCAGTTTAAGCCACAACACGCTAACAGGTCCTTTTGGGAACGGCGACTGGGCAACACATCAACTTGAACACGAATTGAGCGGCATGTTTGATGTAACACACGGAGCAGGTCTTGCAGCGCTTTGGGCAACCTGGGCACGCTATGTTTATAAGGAAGATTTAGAACGGTTTGTAACTTTTGCGACAGACGTATTTGGAATTCCTGCTCCAAAAACACAAAGCGGCAAAGACGATGTTGCAAACGCAGGAATCGATGCAATGGAGCAATTATTCCGCGATATAAATATGCCAGTTTCTATCCGCGAATTAAAACTGCCAGAATGGAATGAGCAAATCATCGAAAAACTTGCAGAAAAAGCGAGCTTTGGAAATTCACGCACACTCGGCGCCATAAAAAAACTGGACAAGTCCGATATGAAAGAAATTTATCGCCTCGCATATTAA
- a CDS encoding Crp/Fnr family transcriptional regulator, which yields MGNNVLQLQFVNFRKGSYIVVEGKPQNDLFYIIQSGNVQVHREAKVSAQNSEILGPGDFIGVISCMSNHSQIDTVIALSDVVCISVRRDQYPELIERNTPVAMKIIRTFANRMRQLNDTLMQAALKNSARQSTEQIFRIASYYDNIKQPSIAIFAYYQYIKENPKGINLQKAKERFTALRPKSKAVYFESNQDLLRVYPKDTMIMTENQSGADMFIIQDGRVKISRIVDGTEITLAILKKGDMFGEMALLENKPRSACAIAEDECRLMTVNKSNFNQMVATQPQLIARLTTMLAERLFQTQRQLVNSLLHNPVERMLDMLALQIEKSRVNINSKSKAPYQTDLTPQDIATMCGLTQSEQNLNLYKFMMDPHIRLTSENKILVLDCLELLKQSAFFRKQSKK from the coding sequence ATGGGAAATAACGTGCTACAACTGCAATTTGTTAATTTTAGAAAAGGCTCTTATATCGTTGTGGAGGGAAAGCCCCAAAACGACCTTTTTTATATAATTCAGTCGGGGAATGTGCAAGTTCATAGGGAAGCAAAGGTTTCCGCTCAAAATTCTGAAATTTTAGGACCCGGCGACTTTATAGGCGTTATTTCTTGCATGTCGAATCATTCGCAGATTGACACTGTAATTGCGCTTTCTGATGTTGTATGTATTTCTGTTCGTCGAGATCAATATCCAGAATTGATTGAACGCAATACTCCTGTTGCTATGAAGATTATACGCACTTTTGCAAACAGAATGCGTCAATTAAACGATACTCTGATGCAGGCAGCTTTGAAGAATTCGGCAAGGCAATCTACTGAGCAAATTTTTAGAATTGCTTCATACTATGATAATATAAAGCAGCCTAGCATCGCAATTTTTGCCTACTATCAATACATAAAGGAAAACCCTAAGGGCATTAATCTGCAAAAAGCAAAAGAAAGATTTACCGCATTGCGTCCAAAAAGCAAGGCTGTCTACTTTGAATCAAATCAGGACCTTTTGAGAGTTTATCCTAAAGACACTATGATTATGACAGAAAATCAGTCTGGTGCGGATATGTTTATAATTCAAGATGGAAGGGTTAAGATTTCGAGGATTGTTGATGGAACGGAAATTACACTTGCAATCTTAAAAAAAGGCGATATGTTTGGAGAGATGGCTCTTTTGGAAAATAAACCGCGTTCTGCCTGTGCTATTGCAGAAGATGAATGCAGACTTATGACTGTAAATAAATCTAACTTTAATCAAATGGTTGCAACTCAGCCACAGCTTATAGCACGCCTTACAACTATGCTTGCAGAAAGACTCTTCCAGACGCAGAGACAACTCGTGAACAGCCTTTTGCATAATCCTGTTGAAAGAATGCTTGATATGCTTGCTTTGCAGATTGAAAAATCTCGTGTGAATATCAATTCAAAATCAAAAGCACCATATCAAACGGATTTAACTCCGCAGGATATTGCAACTATGTGTGGTCTTACTCAAAGCGAGCAGAATTTAAATCTCTATAAATTTATGATGGACCCCCACATCAGGTTGACTTCGGAAAATAAAATTTTGGTTTTGGATTGCCTTGAACTTTTAAAGCAGAGTGCATTTTTCCGCAAGCAGAGTAAAAAATGA